DNA from Triticum aestivum cultivar Chinese Spring chromosome 7D, IWGSC CS RefSeq v2.1, whole genome shotgun sequence:
gagatcccggacatgacgaggagctccggaatggtccggaggtgaagatcggtatattggacgaagggtattggagtccggaattgttccgggggtaccaggctatggccagcatgtccgaaaggggtttcggaggccccggcaagcgttggggggccttatgggccaaggggaaggggcaaaccagcccactaaggggctgtgcgcccctcctagcccctctcacgtaaccaggagaggtgggggcgccacccctagggcagccgcccctcccggctttgggggcaagtttcctagggggtgggggcgtccaaacccatctagggtttcccctggccgccgcctcctcctctagatccatctagaggggccggccccctctcccctcccccctatatatagtgagggggtgggagggtagCCACACCCTTCCTTTGGCAcagccccttcctcctcatacatctcctcctcctccgtagtgcttggcgaagccctgccggagaaccacgagctccattgccaccatgccgtcgtgctgctggagttctccctcaacttctcctctccccttgctggatcaagaaggaggagacgtcccgggctgtacgtgtgttgaacgcggaggcgctgtccgttcggcgctagatcggatcttctgcgatttgaatcgccgcgagtacgactccatcaatcgcgttcttgtaacgcttccgcttagcgatcttcaagggtatgaagatgcactacctctctctcgttgctagcatctcctagattgatcttggtgacacgtaggaaaattttgaattattgctacgttccccaacatatagctAGCTACAACccttttttattttcataaaaaataTTCCTCTTTTTTCTTTGAGACTACATTTAAAAGCAAGGACGACTCCTTGAAAAACGAATGGATGATCACTAACTCATATACAGCTAGCTAATTAGCTAGCTTATGACTGAAAGTGTCCTTCTGCTCCCGAGCTAAAATGAGCtcaggtgaacagtaaaatcaaaacaaaatgggaaaaaaaaatcagaaattctgatttttttacgtAACCTTTGACAAATGTTTTCTATGCTTGAAAATTTTCATCACGACAATGAGTTTTGTGGAATTcggaacaaaaaagaaaaaatcaatactccaaaatgctttcaaaaatagCACTTTTGGAGatcaattttgttttttttgtCACAACTTACAGGAATGTTCATTTATGGTAAAAAAAAATTGCAAGCACGTAAAACATTTATCAAAGGTTACCATAATTTTTGgggatttttttcaattttttttactattttcttTGATTTAATTGTTCACTCGAGAGCATTTGAGCTCGAGTGGAGATACTCCACGTCCGCTTGTGACTAGCTTTATGCAATAGTCGTATGACTCAAACGGGAGAGATGCTACAACTATGGAATAGTTTATACATAGATAAAGTTACGGGTTGACATGTCAGCATAGGGATGGAAATCGGGTGTGGCGTGCGAAGAGAAGTCTTTAGCTTGTTATCCTTTGGTTTTGTAATTTTCTCAGGCCGGGTGCATACTCGAACTGAATGGCTAACTATAATCTACCACGTTCGTGGTTCCTTTTTAGGGGGGCGGGGGAATCATCCATGTCAACTAAGTTTTCTCCTTCTTTTATCTACTCACCACGCGAGGATCATGTTCAACTATTCCACGTCTAAATTTAAAGAATTAGTATAACTGTGCAACTTTCCAGCCCTCTCAAGCCAGTAATTTGTGTTGGCGTCGGATCATCAATTTGGACGCTTTCAGTCGTCCGATTAGCTTCGAATCCTTCTTAGTGAGCGCTATCCATGTTGGGTTGCTGCTCTGGCGACTATTTTGGGCAATACGGGCCTGATGGGCTTGCAGCTAAAAAGACACAAGTCTCTGTACGACCCCCTCGCAAGGTTGCGGCTCTATGGAGGGCGGACCCTATTTTGCACCGGGGTCGCAGCCTAGCGACCGCGCGTGCACCCCCTCCTCGCGCTGCATATTTTGGGCCACCCCAGCTAGCCATTTCCTGTTTTGGGAAGGTTCCCGAACCTCCCGGACCGGTTTGCTTGTTCttccttttctcttttctctttttagttttttcctttgtctttataatttttgtttcctttttctttttttcttttcaaattcAAAAAACATTTTCTGCAATCTGGTAATAGTGTGTTCAAATTGGAGATTTTTtaatttgattttattttcaaATTGGTGAACATTTTCCGAATTCAGATggtgttcatcaaattcaaaattttgttcatcGAAATCAGAAAATGCTCATCAAATTAAAAAGATGTTCACAAAATTTCCAAAAATGTTTGTGGAATTCAAAAAATgattttccaaaaatgttcatggaattcaaaaaatattcacaggTTACTATTCTCTTCATTAAATTCAAAATAATGCTCATTGAATTTATGTTTTGTTCGTCAAAATTCATAGCAATTCAAAAAACTTCAAACaaatttaaattttgttcaccaGAATTCAAAACATGTTCATTTAAAAAcactgcgaacattttttgaattcgttAACATTTTTTGGAAACtcgtgaacatttttgtttaacgaatattttttgaaatgcatgaacattttggtTTGACGAATATTTTCTTGAAACGCATGAACCTTTTGAATCTGTAAACATTTTTTGTAATTCACGATAATTTTCTTTCTGAAAATTTTgcaaaaaatcatgaatatttactgaatttgtaaaaaaaaattgttcaaatttatgaacatttgttCAATACACGGAcatttttttaaaatcatgaacagtTTTGTTAATCCGTGAACATTTTATGAGTTCAGGAATGTTTTCCCGAAATCATTTTTTTGAAATCACAAATTATtttaaggaagaaaaataaaaacagaaaaaaataaaaagcaaaagaaGAAATGAAAAAGGAGGGCATCCCAGCTCGTTCGTGGGCCAGCCCAATAGGGGCACGCGGGAGGGCAGGACGTGCGCAGGGGCTCCACATGATGCTATACTAGGGATAGCGCCATGGATATATCTTTCcctataataataaagcacggattgactttgtcgggttcaccgtcgtgGCGTTTTTACAAAAAAATCCCTGAAGTTGTTAACAATTGAACCCGCAGTACTTTTTTCATTTCAGTTAGTTTTTCTCCGTACGTGACTTGGCTATCGTACTCATATCTCCTGGGCCAAATTGGACATCTGCCCAGTTCGTCCATGGCCCAACAATTCTGGCCCACGTATCAGAAAAAATATAAGCTGATGAAGGTATCAAACTCACAACCTCCAGGTAAGTAAACAATGTTGTGCCCAACTGAACTAGCACCTGTTGTGTGTAGGAATCAAAGTTGATTGCGTTGTTAAATTATCCCACCTCGCTCCCTTACATACAATATACCCAACTTATATACGTCTCTCAGTTCCCTCGGTATCAGGAAGAGGTCTCGAGGATTATGACAGAGAAGAGATCGTGGAACGAAGAGAGGATAAGGAAGGAAATATATATGTAGAGGCTAAGAAAGGAAAGAGGTGGCTAAGCTAAGGGAAAACAAGGAAGGGAAGAGACGATAAATATGGGCTGCTGGAAAGAGAGGATAATTAACTTTCTATATATAATATGGGCTGCTATTATGTGGGCTATTAAACGGTTCATGAGGACGTGAATAATTTAAAAATAGCTGGAGGGACTAAGAGAAGAGGATGTGAATAATTCAAACTCGCCATGCACGTGCCAGGTTGAAAGGCTCAAGATAGAAAAACGTGAGTGGTGACTTTGAAAATAACTCAACACCATGCTTGAAAGTCTCAAGAAAAAAACATGAAGAGGATTTGGTGTTTGTTTGTGTCTTTCACACACTGGTAGAGTGGTACTAACTACTCTACCCGACATAAAAGCCGGAAAGGAAACGAACACCATCCATAGTCCAAATTGGATACGacatttttggactaacatatttaCACGTGTTAGCATACTCGCGGGAAGCATGGTAATAACTACTACGACATAAACCTAGAAAAGAAATGAACACCATCCATAGTCCAAATAGAATTGCACATTACTTGGACTAACATTATGTACACAGGTTAGCACACACGCGGGAAGCATATATACCTAGATGGCCTGTGAAGTATACGACAAAGAATTATACATGCAAGAAGAAAACAAGACAATTGTCTTTAGGTATATACAAAATAAATTGTCTTCATAGAAGGTGCATGTCTTATATATCCCAAAAAATTATGGAAGTGTTTGGTAGTGTTTTCCCGCTACTGATTGTTGTCAATCCTTATGAGAGACGATCCATGGACCAGGTGCGAGGAGTAGATTGCGCAGGGCGTCCCTTACGCCAACTTGATGAGATTATAGTTTTAAAAGCTTTAAACATCCCCTTGCATTGGTACACTTCAATGACAGGTGTGTCGTGCAGTGGCCGAGCTGACCGCCTCAGGATTGACAACTTTCGGACGTGTTATGATCAAGTGGACAATGCGTCAACTATCAACAAGGGCGGAAGAAGTATAAGAGGCGGCAGGGGTGTGGCGCCGTGTTGAAATATATGACATCACCTGTGGAAGTCTTGAGATATGGTTATTGAGTTAAAGGCATGCAATATttgttctcccgttgcaacgcacgggcatatgtgccaGTCAGTCCTAATCTGTCCTAGATTCAGAATCTGGATCTGACATATGGAACACAAGACCTATCACTTGATTCCCGAGACCATGATGACATAGATAAGTCTACCATGTCCAGGTCAGATCTTTGCCAATGAAAAGCGGTCACCGATAACAGAGCTAAAGAGTCTCATTCAGATTCAAACTTGGGACATCGTGTCATCTGACTGGCTACGTTTTCACCACATGTGCATGTTGATAACCCGTGGCACAAACAAAAAGGGTATTAAAAGGTCGGTTACCAAAACTTCTAATGTCCTCCCTCCTTTGTAAACTTAGTGTATTGTTACTTTTCAAAAAAAACTTAGTGTATTGTTTTCTTTTGTGTATCTCACTTCCATGGCTGCACCCGATAGAAATagaatttctcaaaaaaaaaacctgATAGAAATAGATCTTTTGCAAAGAAGATGTTTCAACCGAGGTATCAGACACATAAAAATGGTGTGTCCTATCTAATCGATGTCTATATGGCCATGTCTCCACAATTTctaaaacaaacaaacaaagctAAATTTTCATCATTTATTATAAAATAACTCAGGTCGTCCTCCTAGCAAGATATAATTCAAATATCTTCACTCTGTATGTTGTTTAGCTTGGAAGACTTCCATTACTAAAAATATGTAGTTAATGCAAATTTTCTTTTAGTTCATACATTTTTTTATTTTAGTTCATACAAATTTAACTTTCATGTCCACGCCTCCATATGCTTATAAAAATATTCCAACCATTTTTTATCGTCAAAATTATGATGGACCTTTCTTGGGAGTGAAGTAGAAGACTAGCTAAGCTAGTGCAGCCAATCATGCATGGATGCAGTCAAGGATTCACTTAAGTCAAAGATTTGATTCCGACAAACAAAGGAACGGGGGTTGGTAGAAGTTTGTTACTGCAGTAGTGATTGGCACATAAGGAGGTGTTAACATATAAGGTACAATGGGACAAGAAGTTCTTCAAGACGACGTCGAAGCAGGCTAGTAGTACAAAACTGTCCCTCTCTTTCACCTCAACCACCTTGTTTGGATCTCTGCCTACCCTATATATCCACCTGCCCCTTTGTAGGTTTTCTTTATAGCTCGACCCAGTTATCCTAGCATTATCTAGCTAATTAAGTTTACATTCCAAAAGGAGTGGATTACAGTAGAATTAGTATTTTTATTTTTCCTGTGCTTCGGTAGTTAGATTAGTAGGTACTTAATTTTCCTGAAAAAGATTCATTCAACGTAATTTAAAAGGTTCTGGTCCGCCGTACACTGTCAGAAGACGCTACAAGACATAAAAATAGCCAGAAAAAGAAATAGGCATACCAAACCTTGCGTAAACCGTGTGCTTTCTTTGGTTGTTATTATATAATATAAAAGATGATTGGCTTTGTACACAAAATGGGTTTGATATGGCTACATGCATACGTGTGCGCAAGCAACACATACGACGCCATTGACGAGACTAGGATGGTAGGTGCACGCGCGTAAGTTACATATATAACTTATATATAGGTACGGACGTACGTACGCACGCACACACGCAGGCCAGAAAATAAGGATTGGCTATATGTAAGTTGACTGAATTTATAATTTAAATAAGTCAATTTTGTGTGAGGAGGAACGGTTGGAAGAGGAAGTAAAAATAAGGATGACCATTTGATATTAATCTAATGGCCCAGAAAATCAACCTACCCAGAGATGATTTTTTTCAGACGGCTTACATGGAACACGGTAGGAATCTTACTCATAAACTAAACAAAAGATTAAAAGATCGAACATAAATTCATATGTACGTCGGGAACAGGTGTACAGTACAACCAACAAGTGGTGTACGATGCAACATGCAACTATTTGatgaatttttgaaaaaaaaacaagctCATGTTGTCATGCCAAATGCGGAAAGTTTGCTCGCCTATAACTAATCGCAATAACCACCCGCAAAACCATTCACTTCCGAGGAAAGTCCATATCGACATTCTATGTTGCCCAACCATGGGATGAATTTGGCCATGGTAGAATAACTCTTGGCTTCAGATGATgaacttgttctcctgaaaaaacGGCTGCTTAACAATTGATAATACCCTGTGAGTCCCGTTCTCTCGGATATACAAGAGCTTCGACAAGTTTTCTTTCAATAACATGACGCATGCAGTAAACAGTCCGAAAGAAGAAGAAAACGATGTTTTACCGAGAATTTAGAAGACATCTTAGGATGATACAGGTCCTTTCCGAAGAAGTACATCGCCATTTGTACTGACAGAAAATCTCCTTGTTGTATTCTCCAACCAGGTAAACACCATCGTAAAAAAAGTCATGTCCTCGAGCCTCCACAGGATAGGCAATTTATGGGACCAGCATATACACACATGAATAACCTTTTTTAGAAAAGGACAGATGAAtaacctttttttagaaaaggacacAGAATAACATGAGAGAATGAAACATTATTTTCGTTAAACAGTGTCGACAAGTAGCTTCTGTCGGAGGGCACAGTACGTATATCATGATGATGCCGACGTTTGCCAGCCGCCGCGGATATCGCAGGTTGCCTAGGCTTTTCATGCGGCGATCTTCATTTTCCACGACCATCGATTTGGTGAGGAGGACACCCACTCCACCCCACTCCGTTGCCAACCCCCTCTGTTTTTATCCTGAGCTGgccggtgcatgcatgcatgatggcCCACAGGCAAGCAGCTAAAGCACACATACGCATGATGCCACACCGGGTACCATGATGCCTGCCCAAACGTCGCACGGCAACGTCCAGATCTCAAAGTAGAGCGACGTGTAAAAGGTGCGGGGTGCGGCGGCTTAGACGCAGCAATCAACACGAGACACTCggcttagctagctagctagagagaCTGAGACCGAGATTACACATGCCCAACTCCAATATTTCTCCAGTCTTATTACACTTGCTCTCGTAAAGTCGTAAGATGGCAGCATCCACACGTTCATATTCACATACACATGTAGTATAGAGTAGTAATTAACGAAGAGCAAATTAATCACGACGCGAACGTACATGCATGCAGGGTATACGCATGCATGGCAACAGGCCAGCAGTGTGTGTAGGAGTACGTCCTTAATTTACGGCATGCGTATATATGCTACAGCTCGAGGCGGGCCAGCTCGTCGGCGAACACCTTCCTGAACGCCGGCATGCTCTCGGGCTCCAGCGACAGCACCAGCGCGAGGGCGCCGTCCTTGCCGGGCGCGTTCATCACGTACACGAAGCCGCTGTAGTACATGAGCGCCGGCCCCATGAACGCCGGCGCGCCCCACCCGAAGTCGGCGTCGGAGAGCGTCATGCCCATCCAGCTGATGGCGCGGAGGTGCGCGCGCGAGATGCCGCTGCGCGGCAGGTTCATCGTGTCCACGCCCTCCAGGTAGTCCACCAGCGACCTCGCGTGATCGCCGCCCTGgctcgtcgccgcgcgcgccaGCCTCGCGGCGTGGACCAGCGGGCTCGACACCACCTCCTCCACCGTGGCCGACACGGACGTGCGGATCACCGCGTTGCCGAAGTACCCAGCCGGGAGCTGCGGGTCCAGGCGCGCGCGCATGTCCACCATGGAGTAGAGCCGCGTCTCGGCCGTCGGCGGGAGCGCGCGGGCGCGGCACACGCACTGCCACACCAGGGCCACCACGGCGCGGAACGTGGACGCGCCGAGGCACCGCGCCTTGAGCGCGCCCACCTGGCCCTTGGTCATCGTGACGATGGCGCTCGCGTACGTGGAGGCCGACACGGGGTCcaccggctccggctccggcttgtACTCCGGGTGGTCGTACAGCACCGCGCGCGACTGCGGCGGGCGCGCGGCGAGCAGCGTGTGGT
Protein-coding regions in this window:
- the LOC123166947 gene encoding hydroxycinnamoyltransferase 4, whose protein sequence is MAMVEVLSSELVVPAEQTPGGSIWLSNLDLAGRRGYTPTVYFFRPNGDPGFFSADAMRDSLARALVAFYPLAGRLGLDATGRVQVDCTAEGVVFVTARSEHYALEELMNEFVPCGEMRDLLVPPTPAPNPPCALLFVQITRLRCGGLVLGQAMHHSIVDARGAAHFFETWASISRGAGAPTVPPCFDHTLLAARPPQSRAVLYDHPEYKPEPEPVDPVSASTYASAIVTMTKGQVGALKARCLGASTFRAVVALVWQCVCRARALPPTAETRLYSMVDMRARLDPQLPAGYFGNAVIRTSVSATVEEVVSSPLVHAARLARAATSQGGDHARSLVDYLEGVDTMNLPRSGISRAHLRAISWMGMTLSDADFGWGAPAFMGPALMYYSGFVYVMNAPGKDGALALVLSLEPESMPAFRKVFADELARLEL